CTCGAGATCGCTGATCAGGTGCCGCCCCGTGCGGATGTCCGCCGCGGGCGTGGTGCCCGGCTGGTTGACGTCGCCATAATAGGTGCCGCGCAGCGTGAGCCCCATCGGGCCCTTCGCCCAGTCGATCGTGCCGGTCACCTTCTCGCCCGGGGTCCCCTGCTCGATCGTCAGCACGCGGCTTCGGGCGAAAAGCACCGGCGCCGGGTTCACCGTTGAGGTATTGGTCGGCACGCGGGTTACCACAATCTCGTTGACGTTGCTGGCCAGCGTGAAGTCGAACGCTCCCGCCGGATCGGCGGCATTGCCCAGCCGGTAATGCGCCACGGCGTCGATGCCGCGCGTCCGCGAGCGCAGGCCGTTGATGAAGAAGCGCGCCGACGGCACGTTGAACGGGTTGAGGATCGCCGCGACCTGCGGGCTGAAGCTCGCCTGGATATTTTCGGACAGGCCGAGCTGGTCGCGCAGACGGATCTCATAGGCATCGACGCTGAGGTCGAAGCCGCCCGCGCGGATCACCGTGCCGACCGAGAGGTTGGTCGACTTCTCGGGCCGAAGCGCAAGGCCGCCCAGCGCCGCCGCCACCGGCGCGGTCGAGGGGAAGGTGCCGGTCAGGATCGGCGTGCCGTTCTGGACGACCTGCGCCACGGACGTGAAATATTGCTGCTGCAGGCTCGGTGCGCGAAAGCCGGTGGAGATGGTACCGCGCAGAGCGAACCATGGTGCCACGTCGTAGCGCGCCGAGAGCTTGCCATTGGCGGTGTCGCCAAAGTCCGAATAATGCTCGCCGCGCACCGCGATGTCGACGAGGAACGCCTGCGTCACCTGCGCTTCGAGGTCGAGATAGCCCGAGACGCTGCGCCGCGAGCGCTTGATCGCGTTGACCGGCGCGAAGCCGCCAAAGCCCTGCGCGCCCGGCGACGCGCCGACGACCGCACCCGAGACCGGCGCATCATAGGAAGCCGGCTCGCCCGGCGTGATCTTGTAGCCCTCGCGCCGCCCTTCCGCACCGAACGCGAGGTTGAGCGACTGGAGCACATCGAACTTGCGACGTACGTCGAGGCCCGCCACCCACTGATCGAAGATCAACGCGCCGTCGTAGAAATTCTTGGGCGTGGCTGCGCCATAGGCATAGTTGGCGGAATTGCGCGTGCGGTAGGCGATCTTGTTGCGGCCATAGCCGGCGTGGAGATCGACGCCCCAGTCGCCGAGATCGCCCTTCACGCCCACCGCGCCGACGGCGTTCGTCGACTTGGTATTGATGATCGGGAGGAAGCCGTCCGGATAGCCGGCGAGCGCGGTGGTAGCGCTGGCCAGCCGCGGGAAGGCGGCGCTGCGCGTGTCACGATCCTGGTAGCTGCCCCAGCCATACAGGCTCCAGCCGCCGCCGATGCCCTTCCCGGCATTGATCGTGCCGGTATACTGCTCGACCTTCGGGTCGCCGAAGCGCCCGGTCACGCGGGTGGGCGTGACGCGCGGGTCGAAATCGGCCCGGTTGGTTGCCTGGCGATTCACATATTCGCCGGTGACCGTGACGAACCCGTCCTCGCCGAGCCCGAAGCCCTGCCACACCGAGGCGGTGAAGGCCGGCTCGCCGGTGGTCGAGCGGCTGCCGCGCGCCGTGTCGATATCGGTATGATAAATGCCATAGGTCGCCGAAGCCGCGCCGCCGGAGCGCGCCTCGCGCAGCCGCAAGTTGATCACCCCGGCGATCGCATCCGAACCATATTGCGCCGACGCACCGTCGCGAAGCACTTCGATCCGCTCGAGAGCCGCAGTGGGGATGGTGTTGAGGTCGACCGCTGCCGAACCGCGCCCGACAGAACCGTTGATGTTCAGCAGCGCAGAACTGTTCACCCGCACGCCGTTGACGAGCACCAGCACCTGGTCGGGCGAGAGGCCGCGCAGCGTCGCGGGGCGGATCGCATCGGTACCGTCGGTGGCCGCGGGGCGCGGGAAATCGATCGAGGGCGCGATGGCGGCGACTGCGGCGCCCAACTCGGTCGTGCCTTGGCGGCCCAGCGCCTCGCTGCTCAGTACGTCGACCGGCGATGCGGTATCGAGTCTGGAGCGGCCTTGGCTGCGTGTGCCGGTGACGACGATTTCGTCGCCGCCGCCACTCGTTGCGGCATCGACTTGCGGTTCAGCGCCGGTCTGCTGCGCTTGTGCAGCACCGGCAGTCAATGCGGCGGTGGAGGCTGCGAGCAGCAGCGCGTGGCGTAGGATACGCATGGTCTTCCCCTTGATCTCATTCTTGTCGGCGAGCGATTTCCCATCTTCGGAATGGGAATGCAGGAAAGAAAAGATTGGGGGGCAGAAACGCAGCGCGCGGCAGGTTATCGCAGGTCGAGGACGTCCTCGAACTGGGCGTTGGCGCGGTGCTGGAACGCTTCTGCGCGCCGGCGAAACGCAGCGGCGACGACCGGGTTGCCGCACGACGCGGCACGGGCGCGCTCTTCCTGGGCACGGCGTTCGAAAAAGGCGCGGGAACTCGGCAAAGGGCGTCTCCCGGACGGCAGCGCGTCCCATAGGGGCGGAGGTATGGCGTCAACAGATGCCGGGCGCCTTTCGTTCCTCAGCGTTCGGCGATGGCGCCGAGGGCCTTCGCCAGTGCGTCAAATACCACGCGGTAGCGATCACCATGGCGAAGATCCTCGTGCATCACCACCCACATCCGCAGCGGCAGATCGAACGCGTCTCGCAGGATATGAATCAGCGCAGGGTCTCGTCGTGCTGCCACGGTCTGGCAGATCCCGATTCCGAAGCCGGCGCGGATCGCCTCGAATTGCGCAGCGTCGTTGTCGACACGGAGTGCGAACGCGGATCGGTCGAAGCCCGGCAGATGGCGCATTGCCGTGCGGATGAAGGGCGTTTCGGTATCGAAGCCGATCAGGTCGTGCGCGCGCAGATCCGCGACCTCGGCGGGAATGCCCCGCCGGGCGAGATAATCGCGATGCGCATGGAAGCCGAGCCGCAGCGATCCGACCGGCCGCGCCACCAGCGCCTGCTGCTTCGGCTCGGTCATCCGCACCGCGATGTCAGCGCGACGCTGGAGCAGGTCGTCCACCGCATCGGACAGCGACAGCTCGAAGATCAGGCCCGGATAGGTTTGGCGGAGCTGCGCCAAGATGGCGGGCAGGTGCAGCACCCCCACGGCCTGGCTGGCACTGATCCGCACCACACCCTCGGGTTGGTCCGGCCGCCCCTGCGCCGTTCGCCGGAGCGCGGCGGCGGCGGCAACCAGCGCCTCGGCATGGGGATGCAGCGCCAGAGCCAGATCCGTCGGCGACAGCCCGCGTTGCGAGCGAACGAACAGGCGGCCGCCGATCGCGCGCTCCAGCATGTCGATATGCCGGGCGATACTCGGCTGGGTCATGCCCAGCGCGCGCGCCGCGGCCGAGAGCGAACCGCTGTGCAATACAGCGGCAAAGCTTCGATAGACGTCCCAACTTGGCTCAGTACTCATCTATTTTTGTATAGCGGCTAGTCGGTTTTGCGCAATTTTCGTTGCAGGCTCGACCATCGACAAGGCCTCCCGAACGATGGAGGTATGCATGACCGAAAAAACGGCACTGATCCTGGGCGCAACCGGCGGCATCGGCGGCGCGATGCGCGAGCGGCTGCGTGCCGGCGGCTGGCGTGTGAAGGCATTGACCCGCCGCGCCTCGCCGCTTCTCGAAGGCTGCGAGCAGATCATCGGCGACGCCATGGATGCCGAGGCAGTGCTGGCGGCCGCGCAGAACGCCGAGGTGATCGTCCATGCGGTGAACCCGCCCGGTTATCGCAACTGGGCAGATCTGGTACTGCCGATGATCGACAACAGCATCGCCGCTGCACGAACCACCGGCGCGCGGATCGTGCTGCCAGGCACTGTCTACAATTATGGACCCGACACCTTCCCGGTGATCGACGAGGACGCGCCCCAGCACCCGCGAACCCGGAAGGGCGCGATCCGCGTCGCGCTTGAGGAACGGCTGCGCTGCGCGGCCGAG
This genomic stretch from Sphingomonas sp. harbors:
- a CDS encoding LysR family transcriptional regulator, whose translation is MSTEPSWDVYRSFAAVLHSGSLSAAARALGMTQPSIARHIDMLERAIGGRLFVRSQRGLSPTDLALALHPHAEALVAAAAALRRTAQGRPDQPEGVVRISASQAVGVLHLPAILAQLRQTYPGLIFELSLSDAVDDLLQRRADIAVRMTEPKQQALVARPVGSLRLGFHAHRDYLARRGIPAEVADLRAHDLIGFDTETPFIRTAMRHLPGFDRSAFALRVDNDAAQFEAIRAGFGIGICQTVAARRDPALIHILRDAFDLPLRMWVVMHEDLRHGDRYRVVFDALAKALGAIAER
- a CDS encoding TonB-dependent receptor produces the protein MRILRHALLLAASTAALTAGAAQAQQTGAEPQVDAATSGGGDEIVVTGTRSQGRSRLDTASPVDVLSSEALGRQGTTELGAAVAAIAPSIDFPRPAATDGTDAIRPATLRGLSPDQVLVLVNGVRVNSSALLNINGSVGRGSAAVDLNTIPTAALERIEVLRDGASAQYGSDAIAGVINLRLREARSGGAASATYGIYHTDIDTARGSRSTTGEPAFTASVWQGFGLGEDGFVTVTGEYVNRQATNRADFDPRVTPTRVTGRFGDPKVEQYTGTINAGKGIGGGWSLYGWGSYQDRDTRSAAFPRLASATTALAGYPDGFLPIINTKSTNAVGAVGVKGDLGDWGVDLHAGYGRNKIAYRTRNSANYAYGAATPKNFYDGALIFDQWVAGLDVRRKFDVLQSLNLAFGAEGRREGYKITPGEPASYDAPVSGAVVGASPGAQGFGGFAPVNAIKRSRRSVSGYLDLEAQVTQAFLVDIAVRGEHYSDFGDTANGKLSARYDVAPWFALRGTISTGFRAPSLQQQYFTSVAQVVQNGTPILTGTFPSTAPVAAALGGLALRPEKSTNLSVGTVIRAGGFDLSVDAYEIRLRDQLGLSENIQASFSPQVAAILNPFNVPSARFFINGLRSRTRGIDAVAHYRLGNAADPAGAFDFTLASNVNEIVVTRVPTNTSTVNPAPVLFARSRVLTIEQGTPGEKVTGTIDWAKGPMGLTLRGTYYGDVNQPGTTPAADIRTGRHLISDLELRYQPRKGAQIALGASNLFDVYPDRSIPANNSTGVVGYPYYSPFGFNGRYLYARLGVNW